The Tolypothrix sp. PCC 7712 region TGGGGCCTCGAGTGCGCCAGTCACTAATCCCCAATCTCAGTTATGATAAATTAAAATTTTTTTATATAATTTTTTTAGAAAACTTTTTCTTGCCTGTCCAAAACATATTTAACAGAAAAAACATCTTTTCTACTATCTGCTGATACTTTCAAAGGTATTAGCAGCATTTAATTAGGCGCGCTAGTCTGATTAGAACTTAAGAAACTTGTAATAATAATTTACAAGTCTGATAAAGAAAAGTAACATCTTCTCAGCTAAACTAGCCGCGATAGTACTTCGTAGCGATCTATTATGCAATTAAAAGGGGTTGCCAGATTTGCTTGTGGTAGCTTGTACCTCAAGCTATATCTATGCGCTTGAATAAGTCGGTTGGTCACAAGACCGATCGCAAAAGTTCCACTAGCCTAAGCAAGGAGAATCGGGACTTGGTAATTAATCGCCTCAAACAGGACTTAAAAAATGACCTGATTGCTGGGTTGTTGGTAGTAATTCCCCTAGCAACTACCATCTGGCTAACTATTACCATTGCCAGTTGGGTCATTAACTTTCTTACCCAAATTCCCAAACAACTCAACCCGTTTGAGGGATTGCATCCTATACTAGTAAATATACTGAATTTGGGAGTTGGGTTAGCTGTACCACTGCTGAGTATTCTGTTAATTGGCTTGATGGCGCGCAATATTGTGGGGCGGTGGTTACTAGATTTTGGCGAACAGCTTTTACAAGCGATTCCTTTAGCGGGACAGGTATATAAAACCCTGAAACAGCTTTTGGAAACGCTGCTCAAAGATTCTCCTGGCAAATTTCGGCGTGTAGTTTTGCTAGAGTATCCCCGGCGAGGAATATGGGCGATCGCTTTTGTGACGGGTATCATCAGCAATGAGATTCAAGCTCAAATGTCGCGTCCGATGTTGAGTGTATTTATCCCCACTACTCCCAACCCCACCACCGGATGGTATGCGGTTGTTCCGGAAGATGAGGTGATAACCCTGTCCATGTCCATAGAAGATGCTTTTAAAATAGTGGTTTCTGGTGGCATTGTTGCCCCTAATACACTGATAGCTATTTCTCAAGAGGACGTAACAGCCCTAGAAACCAAGTCACAAATGATTCCCTTGGCAGAAAATTCCCATCATTCGGAGAAAGTTACCAACAAATAGATAATATGGTTGTCTGACTATAGCAAAATCTATAGACTCCTAATTCCGTTCTCCCTACTTTTATTCAGTCTTAACTAACTCCAACTTACTTTATATGCAAGACCGTAAACCGCAGCAGCTGGCGCGTGAACTAGCGCTGTTAAGCCTCAGTCAGTTGCCTGTTAACCCGAAGAAACTCACAGAAGAACAACTGCCTAAGTTAGTATTAGCGGCAGTACGTACCCTGAGATCGGAAGTCCAAGATAATTTGGATAATGCAGCAGGTGAACTACAACGCAGTCATGATCGCATTTTAACTAGTCAAACCCGTGCATCAGACTTGAATACTGCGCGGACAATGTTACAAGAAGCGATCGCAGCTACCCAAACCGCCATCAATCAATTGGGTGCAGCCGTAGAGTTTCCCGAACTGATTCAACTCGCCAACCAAGATAAGAAAGTTAGCAGATACGCTATCGACATAGTCAAGACAGTGACCGAGGAACGCAGTACCATCGACGAACATATTGCAACTGCGCTTGTAGATTGGCAAGTAACTCGCCTAGCTCAAATTGATCGAGATATTCTGAGAATTGCTGTTGCAGAAATGCTGTTTTTAGGCTTACCTGATAGTGTAGCTATCAATGAAGCTGTGGAATTAGCTAAACGCTACAGTGGAGACGATGGTCATCGGTTTATTAATGGCGTACTGCGCCGATTCACGGAGCAGAAAAAGACTGCATAGCGTTTTATTAGTGTTAAGTTTTGAGTTAAGGGTGAGATATGAGTAGTGATTACTCTTGGCGGTTTTCCCACCAAGAAAATGTCAGGAATTCAATTACACTCATAACTTATAACTCTTACTGAAATTACAACTAATATCACTAGCTGCAATGGTTTTTAATTGGTTCCGCCGTCAACATAACGATTCCTCTGATGTTCCCTCGCAACAACAGCAGGAAGAAACCCCTGCTGTTTTAGAACCCCAACCAGAACCAGCAGAAACTTCAACTACACCAGACACAGCGGCAGATTTGTTAGCTTTTGCGAAAGCCGCTTATAAAAATATTCAGCAAAAACAGCAATCTCCAGAGGCTGAAACTGCATCTGCTGCTGAGGCTGAAGTTGAAACTGCACCAGCAGCAGTTGCAGAAACAGCAGCAGGTGAATTAGATGCCACTGCGAGTGAGACAATTACTGAGGAACCTGGGGCAGTTGCAGAAACTACGCAACCCTT contains the following coding sequences:
- a CDS encoding DUF502 domain-containing protein; the encoded protein is MRLNKSVGHKTDRKSSTSLSKENRDLVINRLKQDLKNDLIAGLLVVIPLATTIWLTITIASWVINFLTQIPKQLNPFEGLHPILVNILNLGVGLAVPLLSILLIGLMARNIVGRWLLDFGEQLLQAIPLAGQVYKTLKQLLETLLKDSPGKFRRVVLLEYPRRGIWAIAFVTGIISNEIQAQMSRPMLSVFIPTTPNPTTGWYAVVPEDEVITLSMSIEDAFKIVVSGGIVAPNTLIAISQEDVTALETKSQMIPLAENSHHSEKVTNK
- the nusB gene encoding transcription antitermination factor NusB, which encodes MQDRKPQQLARELALLSLSQLPVNPKKLTEEQLPKLVLAAVRTLRSEVQDNLDNAAGELQRSHDRILTSQTRASDLNTARTMLQEAIAATQTAINQLGAAVEFPELIQLANQDKKVSRYAIDIVKTVTEERSTIDEHIATALVDWQVTRLAQIDRDILRIAVAEMLFLGLPDSVAINEAVELAKRYSGDDGHRFINGVLRRFTEQKKTA